Proteins co-encoded in one Phycodurus eques isolate BA_2022a chromosome 14, UOR_Pequ_1.1, whole genome shotgun sequence genomic window:
- the fosaa gene encoding protein c-Fos yields the protein MLRNEMTPDMEAVPPTCRADSPAGTRCQETAEEASSPASSSSFSSSSSSGGNAKDICGDIAFVPTVTAISSSPDFQWMVQPTIITSVSPSPGCERANEPQSSRQATPIREGRNKGKNAARKAKAEQLSPEEEEKKRIRRERNKMAAAKCRNRRRELTDTLQAETDKLEEEKASLETEIANLLKEKERLEFILATHKSVCQMSEGMETEFQHSAGSPEIPPSPEEDQLPDDGIQEAPSLQDMEIPNDPSAAISGNSNILLCASAEINICDLEPSLDIKGGLLDTMLPTLYDKHPTETARSVPDIDLSSSLGVSDWETLYKSVSSDLEPLSTPVVTSTPTCSSYLSVFTFSCPELDLLTDGLESHKGGGGKAESVDHLNSPTLLAL from the exons ATGCTTCGTAACGAGATGACGCCCGACATGGAGGCAGTGCCTCCCACCTGCCGGGCGGACTCTCCCGCCGGGACAAGGTGCCAGGAGACGGCCGAGGAGGCGAGCTCTcctgcctcctcctcatctttctCGTCCTCCTCATCCTCGGGGGGCAATGCAAAG GACATCTGTGGAGACATTGCATTCGTTCCGACCGTCACTGCAATCTCCTCTAGCCCAGATTTCCAGTGGATGGTCCAGCCTACAATCATTACATCTGTCTCCCCGTCTCCGGGTTGCGAGCGAGCCAATGAGCCGCAGAGCTCTCGCCAGGCAACACCCATTAGAGAGGGCAGGAATAAGGGGAAGAATGCAGCGAGGAAGGCAAAAGCAGAGCAG CTGTCtccggaggaggaggagaagaagaggatCAGGAGGGAGAGGAATAAAATGGCTGCTGCCAAGTGTCGCAACCGACGGAGGGAACTGACGGATACGCTGCAAGCT GAGACGGACAAGCTGGAGGAGGAAAAAGCATCCTTGGAGACAGAAATAGCCAACCTCCTCAAAGAGAAGGAGCGCCTCGAATTCATCCTGGCCACGCATAAATCGGTGTGCCAAATGTCCGAGGGCATGGAGACCGAGTTCCAGCACTCCGCCGGATCCCCAGAAATCCCGCCCAGTCCAGAGGAGGACCAGCTCCCGGACGACGGCATTCAGGAAGCTCCTTCACTCCAAGACATGGAGATCCCCAACGATCCGTCCGCAGCCATCTCGGGAAACTCCAACATCCTGCTGTGCGCCAGCGCCGAAATCAACATCTGCGACCTGGAGCCATCTCTGGACATTAAGGGAGGCCTCCTGGACACAATGCTGCCCACTTTGTACGACAAGCACCCCACGGAGACGGCCCGGTCTGTTCCAGACATCGACCTGAGCAGCTCCCTCGGGGTCTCAGACTGGGAGACCTTGTACAAGTCCGTCTCCAGCGATCTGGAACCCCTCAGTACTCCCGTGGTGACCTCCACCCCGACCTGCAGCAGCTACCTGTCCGTGTTCAccttctcctgtcctgagctGGACTTGCTCACAGACGGACTGGAGAGCCataaaggaggaggaggaaaagccGAATCTGTCGACCATCTCAACTCGCCAACTCTGCTGGCCTTATAA
- the mlh3 gene encoding DNA mismatch repair protein Mlh3 isoform X2, producing MIKCLSEEVRVKLRSGVGVPSLQQCVEELVLNSLDAGATCVGVRMDLEAFKVHVIDNGAGMSAEDMACVGNRYHTSKCHSLGDLDELRYYGFRGEAIASIVTLATLVEISSRARNTGRTLVRMFKNGKGMDVFEKDICRPTAGTTVVVCNFFHNLPVRRKRMDLVLEGERIRHRVEAISLMHPCVSFTLKNDCTGAMMVQLPKARDTYHRFIQIHSLARAQKLGEIQHTRGQFEVTGYLGREGHYNGSLQFLYVNGRLLLKTRIHTLLNSLLRRLSSPTQRTDSPEKQSAVRSPKQKRSQDLHGMYIINIKCSFSEYDISLEPAKTLIEFKDWDGVLLCIEESVKAFLRRENLVLSQDDLQDASPRLFKVDKAAQENSRADQSVGTASICAFAPSLASQSVHRKHEAHIESNVLETENEGHVGQTSWDPVNDVAEEAEPTFRKAVNFEKEISLSQTTGNVNLYESINQTTLVPQDAGGEEKTFRKIRVSCPFIHKCLQEASHNTGTQFYQKHPKHKISLDARHGRVSLRTHRNFSHPVPSKIPKIVAKESGSLDEFRRIHGKSVETRVASLESQTLTRLPPPNFVEDPQNGVLSQNQQLKEPQDERQDGPQNSAALLGYTKLKHTSAKQSLAGKLNHLKQNGRKDAAPPRCASQDKSSLISNEGFQDGNNNACETVTSVEPGDEGTTTTSTDWLHHFNTETGKTVYINKVTGLSKYEEPPMEETQARCTSDVTNMAVSVVSQTGDNVKTCNSLSSLYSNWNNPVFVRPPEVGVDISSGQADGLAVKIHNILFPYRFSKAMIHSMKVINQVDNKFLACLINTTDDTDSEGNLLVLLDQHAAHERVRLENLIADSFEEDPNAIGERRLCSSTILPPLHICVTEEEQRLLRSCQTHLRSLGLEVTFSQRQNDQVLVGKVPVCFVEKENNELRRKRPSVVKRVVEDYLQEQMELLRSTGRVKGTLPLTVLKVLASLACHGAIKFNDRLNRDECHSLVASLSSCQLPFQCAHGRPSIAPLVNVLHLEPNQKEPQKPNLGKLRRMYKAWVLYGNR from the exons ATGATTAAATGTCTGTCGGAAGAGGTTCGGGTGAAACTGCGTTCCGGTGTCGGCGTCCCGTCTCTTCAACAATGCGTCGAGGAGCTCGTCCTCAACAGCCTCGACGCAGGAGCGACGTGTGTGGGCGTCCGGATGGACCTGGAGGCGTTTAAGGTGCACGTGATCGACAACGGCGCCGGGATGAGCGCAGAGGACATGGCGTGCGTGGGGAACAGATACCACACTAGCAAATGTCACTCACTGGGCGACCTGGACGAGCTCAGGTACTACGGCTTCAGGGGTGAGGCCATAGCAAGTATAGTTACTCTAGCCACGCTTGTAGAAATCTCATCGCGAGCCAGAAACACGGGCAGGACGCTTGTTAGGATGTTCAAGAATGGCAAAGGGATGGATGTGTTCGAAAAGGACATTTGTCGACCCACTGCTGGCACCACAGTTGTCGTTTGTAACTTCTTCCACAACTTGCCCGTGCGCAGGAAGAGGATGGACCTTGTCCTGGAAGGTGAGAGGATCAGACACCGAGTTGAGGCCATTTCTCTAATGCACCCCTGTGTGTCCTTCACTTTGAAGAATGACTGCACGGGAGCCATGATGGTGCAGCTCCCCAAAGCTAGAGACACCTATCACAGGTTTATCCAGATCCACAGTCTGGCCCGAGCTCAGAAACTGGGAGAGATCCAGCACACGCGTGGCCAGTTTGAGGTGACAGGTTACCTTGGCAGAGAGGGCCACTACAACGGTAGCTTGCAGTTCTTGTACGTGAATGGCAGACTGCTTCTAAAGACGCGCATACACACGCTGCTGAACTCCCTTCTACGTAGGCTTAGCAGTCCAACTCAGAGGACCGACAGCCCAGAAAAACAGTCTGCTGTCAGAAGCCCCAAGCAGAAACGCAGCCAAGACCTTCACGGAATGTACATCATTAAtattaaatgttctttttcGGAGTATGATATTAGTCTCGAGCCTGCCAAAACCCTAATCGAGTTCAAAGACTGGGATggtgttttgctttgcatcgaaGAGTCCGTAAAAGCTTTCCTGCGCAGGGAAAACTTGGTGCTCTCCCAAGATGACTTGCAGGATGCATCGCCAAGGTTGTTTAAAGTCGACAAGGCTGCGCAAGAAAACAGCAGGGCTGATCAGAGTGTCGGTACAGCCTCCATTTGTGCGTTTGCGCCGTCACTAGCGTCACAATCCGTTCATCGTAAGCATGAGGCTCACATTGAATCTAATGTGCTTGAAACTGAAAATGAAGGACATGTTGGTCAGACGAGCTGGGATCCCGTCAATGACGTTGCAGAAGAGGCTGAGCCCACGTTTCGTAAAGCTGTGAACTTTGAAAAAGAGATCAGTTTATCACAAACAACTGGAAATGTCAATTTGTATGAAAGCATCAATCAAACAACTCTTGTTCCACAAGATGCAGGGGGAGAAGAAAAGACTTTCAGAAAGATCCGTGTGTCTTGTCCATTCATTCACAAATGTCTGCAGGAGGCTTCCCATAACACCGGAACCCAATTTTATCAGAAGCATCCAAAGCACAAAATCTCCCTTGACGCACGCCACGGTAGAGTCTCGCTGAGAACGCACAGAAACTTTTCTCATCCCGTCCCCTCAAAGATTCCCAAAATCGTCGCCAAGGAATCTGGGTCACTTGACGAGTTCCGAAGAATTCATGGAAAATCTGTGGAGACGAGGGTCGCATCGCTGGAGAGTCAGACTCTCACTCGACTACCTCCACCAAACTTTGTAGAGGATCCCCAGAATGGTGTTCTTTCCCAGAACCAGCAACTAAAAGAGCCCCAGGACGAGAGACAAGATGGCCCCCAAAACTCAGCTGCTCTATTGGGGTACACCAAACTAAAACACACTTCAGCCAAACAATCTTTAGCAGGTAAACTTAACCACCTGAAACAAAACGGGAGAAAAGACGCAGCACCACCTCGTTGTGCTTCTCAAGATAAATCAAGTCTCATTAGTAACGAAGGCTTTCAAGACGGGAATAATAATGCCTGTGAGACGGTTACTAGTGTTGAACCCGGTGACGAGGGGACCACCACAACATCTACTGACTGGCTCCATCACTTCAATACCGAAACGGGAAAAACCGTGTACATCAACAAAGTGACCGGGCTCAGCAAATACGAGGAACCACCGATGGAAGAAACTCAGGCCCGCTGCACATCTGATGTCACCAACATGGCTGTTAGTGTCGTCTCTCAAACAG GTGACAATGTCAAGACCTGCAACTCACTCTCGTCTTTGTACTCAAACTGGAACAACCCTGTGTTTGTGCGGCCTCCTGAG GTGGGTGTGGACATCTCAAGTGGGCAAGCTGATGGGCTGGCTGTAAAGATCCACAACATCCtgtttccgtaccgcttctctaAAGCCATGATACACTCTATGAAG GTGATCAATCAAGTTGATAACAAGTTTCTTGCGTGCCTTATCAATACAACTGATGATACAGACAGTGAAG GAAATCTTTTGGTACTGTTGGACCAACATGCTGCACATGAAAGAGTGCGTCTTGAAAACTTAATAGCAG ATTCCTTTGAGGAGGATCCAAACGCAATCGGTGAGAGACGTCTGTGTTCATCCACTATTTTGCCGCCTCTGCACatctgtgtgacagaagaggAACAAAGGTTGCTCAG GTCTTGTCAGACTCATTTGCGGAGCTTGGGCCTGGAAGTTACGTTCTCGCAGAGGCAGAATGACCAGGTGCTCGTAGGGAAGGTGCCTGTTTGTTTcgtggaaaaagaaaataatgagctTCGGCGGAAGAGGCCATCTGTTGTCAAGCGTGTTGTTGAG GATTACCTTCAAGAGCAGATGGAG TTACTCCGCTCTACCGGTAGAGTGAAAGGAACTCTACCACTCACGGTGCTGAAAGTCCTCGCCTCTCTAGCTTGCCACG GCGCCATTAAATTCAACGACCGGCTGAATCGAGATGAGTGTCACAGCCTGGTGGCGTCTTTGTCGTCCTGCCAGCTGCCCTTCCAGTGTGCCCACGGTCGCCCGTCCATCGCTCCGCTCGTCAACGTCCTCCATTTGGAGCCCAACCAAAAG GAACCTCAGAAACCCAACCTTGGAAAGTTAAGACGCATGTACAAAGCATGGGTGCTGTATGGGAATAGGTAA
- the mlh3 gene encoding DNA mismatch repair protein Mlh3 isoform X1 translates to MIKCLSEEVRVKLRSGVGVPSLQQCVEELVLNSLDAGATCVGVRMDLEAFKVHVIDNGAGMSAEDMACVGNRYHTSKCHSLGDLDELRYYGFRGEAIASIVTLATLVEISSRARNTGRTLVRMFKNGKGMDVFEKDICRPTAGTTVVVCNFFHNLPVRRKRMDLVLEGERIRHRVEAISLMHPCVSFTLKNDCTGAMMVQLPKARDTYHRFIQIHSLARAQKLGEIQHTRGQFEVTGYLGREGHYNGSLQFLYVNGRLLLKTRIHTLLNSLLRRLSSPTQRTDSPEKQSAVRSPKQKRSQDLHGMYIINIKCSFSEYDISLEPAKTLIEFKDWDGVLLCIEESVKAFLRRENLVLSQDDLQDASPRLFKVDKAAQENSRADQSVGTASICAFAPSLASQSVHRKHEAHIESNVLETENEGHVGQTSWDPVNDVAEEAEPTFRKAVNFEKEISLSQTTGNVNLYESINQTTLVPQDAGGEEKTFRKIRVSCPFIHKCLQEASHNTGTQFYQKHPKHKISLDARHGRVSLRTHRNFSHPVPSKIPKIVAKESGSLDEFRRIHGKSVETRVASLESQTLTRLPPPNFVEDPQNGVLSQNQQLKEPQDERQDGPQNSAALLGYTKLKHTSAKQSLAGKLNHLKQNGRKDAAPPRCASQDKSSLISNEGFQDGNNNACETVTSVEPGDEGTTTTSTDWLHHFNTETGKTVYINKVTGLSKYEEPPMEETQARCTSDVTNMAVSVVSQTGMEYRCYPFHAELVLPFLPKAGRERVLSAGTDDTGDNVKTCNSLSSLYSNWNNPVFVRPPEVGVDISSGQADGLAVKIHNILFPYRFSKAMIHSMKVINQVDNKFLACLINTTDDTDSEGNLLVLLDQHAAHERVRLENLIADSFEEDPNAIGERRLCSSTILPPLHICVTEEEQRLLRSCQTHLRSLGLEVTFSQRQNDQVLVGKVPVCFVEKENNELRRKRPSVVKRVVEDYLQEQMELLRSTGRVKGTLPLTVLKVLASLACHGAIKFNDRLNRDECHSLVASLSSCQLPFQCAHGRPSIAPLVNVLHLEPNQKEPQKPNLGKLRRMYKAWVLYGNR, encoded by the exons ATGATTAAATGTCTGTCGGAAGAGGTTCGGGTGAAACTGCGTTCCGGTGTCGGCGTCCCGTCTCTTCAACAATGCGTCGAGGAGCTCGTCCTCAACAGCCTCGACGCAGGAGCGACGTGTGTGGGCGTCCGGATGGACCTGGAGGCGTTTAAGGTGCACGTGATCGACAACGGCGCCGGGATGAGCGCAGAGGACATGGCGTGCGTGGGGAACAGATACCACACTAGCAAATGTCACTCACTGGGCGACCTGGACGAGCTCAGGTACTACGGCTTCAGGGGTGAGGCCATAGCAAGTATAGTTACTCTAGCCACGCTTGTAGAAATCTCATCGCGAGCCAGAAACACGGGCAGGACGCTTGTTAGGATGTTCAAGAATGGCAAAGGGATGGATGTGTTCGAAAAGGACATTTGTCGACCCACTGCTGGCACCACAGTTGTCGTTTGTAACTTCTTCCACAACTTGCCCGTGCGCAGGAAGAGGATGGACCTTGTCCTGGAAGGTGAGAGGATCAGACACCGAGTTGAGGCCATTTCTCTAATGCACCCCTGTGTGTCCTTCACTTTGAAGAATGACTGCACGGGAGCCATGATGGTGCAGCTCCCCAAAGCTAGAGACACCTATCACAGGTTTATCCAGATCCACAGTCTGGCCCGAGCTCAGAAACTGGGAGAGATCCAGCACACGCGTGGCCAGTTTGAGGTGACAGGTTACCTTGGCAGAGAGGGCCACTACAACGGTAGCTTGCAGTTCTTGTACGTGAATGGCAGACTGCTTCTAAAGACGCGCATACACACGCTGCTGAACTCCCTTCTACGTAGGCTTAGCAGTCCAACTCAGAGGACCGACAGCCCAGAAAAACAGTCTGCTGTCAGAAGCCCCAAGCAGAAACGCAGCCAAGACCTTCACGGAATGTACATCATTAAtattaaatgttctttttcGGAGTATGATATTAGTCTCGAGCCTGCCAAAACCCTAATCGAGTTCAAAGACTGGGATggtgttttgctttgcatcgaaGAGTCCGTAAAAGCTTTCCTGCGCAGGGAAAACTTGGTGCTCTCCCAAGATGACTTGCAGGATGCATCGCCAAGGTTGTTTAAAGTCGACAAGGCTGCGCAAGAAAACAGCAGGGCTGATCAGAGTGTCGGTACAGCCTCCATTTGTGCGTTTGCGCCGTCACTAGCGTCACAATCCGTTCATCGTAAGCATGAGGCTCACATTGAATCTAATGTGCTTGAAACTGAAAATGAAGGACATGTTGGTCAGACGAGCTGGGATCCCGTCAATGACGTTGCAGAAGAGGCTGAGCCCACGTTTCGTAAAGCTGTGAACTTTGAAAAAGAGATCAGTTTATCACAAACAACTGGAAATGTCAATTTGTATGAAAGCATCAATCAAACAACTCTTGTTCCACAAGATGCAGGGGGAGAAGAAAAGACTTTCAGAAAGATCCGTGTGTCTTGTCCATTCATTCACAAATGTCTGCAGGAGGCTTCCCATAACACCGGAACCCAATTTTATCAGAAGCATCCAAAGCACAAAATCTCCCTTGACGCACGCCACGGTAGAGTCTCGCTGAGAACGCACAGAAACTTTTCTCATCCCGTCCCCTCAAAGATTCCCAAAATCGTCGCCAAGGAATCTGGGTCACTTGACGAGTTCCGAAGAATTCATGGAAAATCTGTGGAGACGAGGGTCGCATCGCTGGAGAGTCAGACTCTCACTCGACTACCTCCACCAAACTTTGTAGAGGATCCCCAGAATGGTGTTCTTTCCCAGAACCAGCAACTAAAAGAGCCCCAGGACGAGAGACAAGATGGCCCCCAAAACTCAGCTGCTCTATTGGGGTACACCAAACTAAAACACACTTCAGCCAAACAATCTTTAGCAGGTAAACTTAACCACCTGAAACAAAACGGGAGAAAAGACGCAGCACCACCTCGTTGTGCTTCTCAAGATAAATCAAGTCTCATTAGTAACGAAGGCTTTCAAGACGGGAATAATAATGCCTGTGAGACGGTTACTAGTGTTGAACCCGGTGACGAGGGGACCACCACAACATCTACTGACTGGCTCCATCACTTCAATACCGAAACGGGAAAAACCGTGTACATCAACAAAGTGACCGGGCTCAGCAAATACGAGGAACCACCGATGGAAGAAACTCAGGCCCGCTGCACATCTGATGTCACCAACATGGCTGTTAGTGTCGTCTCTCAAACAG GGATGGAGTACAGGTGTTACCCGTTCCATGCAGAGCTAGTGCTGCCCTTCCTGCCTAAAGCTGGAAGGGAAAGAGTGCTTAGTGCAGGGACAGATGACACAG GTGACAATGTCAAGACCTGCAACTCACTCTCGTCTTTGTACTCAAACTGGAACAACCCTGTGTTTGTGCGGCCTCCTGAG GTGGGTGTGGACATCTCAAGTGGGCAAGCTGATGGGCTGGCTGTAAAGATCCACAACATCCtgtttccgtaccgcttctctaAAGCCATGATACACTCTATGAAG GTGATCAATCAAGTTGATAACAAGTTTCTTGCGTGCCTTATCAATACAACTGATGATACAGACAGTGAAG GAAATCTTTTGGTACTGTTGGACCAACATGCTGCACATGAAAGAGTGCGTCTTGAAAACTTAATAGCAG ATTCCTTTGAGGAGGATCCAAACGCAATCGGTGAGAGACGTCTGTGTTCATCCACTATTTTGCCGCCTCTGCACatctgtgtgacagaagaggAACAAAGGTTGCTCAG GTCTTGTCAGACTCATTTGCGGAGCTTGGGCCTGGAAGTTACGTTCTCGCAGAGGCAGAATGACCAGGTGCTCGTAGGGAAGGTGCCTGTTTGTTTcgtggaaaaagaaaataatgagctTCGGCGGAAGAGGCCATCTGTTGTCAAGCGTGTTGTTGAG GATTACCTTCAAGAGCAGATGGAG TTACTCCGCTCTACCGGTAGAGTGAAAGGAACTCTACCACTCACGGTGCTGAAAGTCCTCGCCTCTCTAGCTTGCCACG GCGCCATTAAATTCAACGACCGGCTGAATCGAGATGAGTGTCACAGCCTGGTGGCGTCTTTGTCGTCCTGCCAGCTGCCCTTCCAGTGTGCCCACGGTCGCCCGTCCATCGCTCCGCTCGTCAACGTCCTCCATTTGGAGCCCAACCAAAAG GAACCTCAGAAACCCAACCTTGGAAAGTTAAGACGCATGTACAAAGCATGGGTGCTGTATGGGAATAGGTAA
- the acyp1 gene encoding acylphosphatase-1 produces MSDGELISVDYEVFGRVQGVFFRKYTQAQGKKLGLVGWVQNTSAGTVQGQLQGPRKNVTEMQQWLKCTGSPKSQIIKAEFRNEKTIVNLEHSTFDIVK; encoded by the exons ATGTCAGACGGAGAATTAATTTCTGTGGATTATGAAGTATTTGGAAGAGTGCAGGGGGTCTTCTTTCGAAAATATACACAG GCCCAAGGAAAGAAGCTTGGCCTTGTAGGTTGGGTCCAAAACACAAGTGCGGGAACTGTGCAAGGGCAGCTCCAGGGCCCCCGCAAAAATGTGACAGAAATGCAACAATGGCTCAAATGCACTGGGAGTCCCAAGTCACAGATTATCAAGGCAGAGTTCAGGAAcgaaaaaacaattgtcaaccTCGAACATTCGACTTTTGACATTGTGAAATGA